From Eptesicus fuscus isolate TK198812 chromosome 13, DD_ASM_mEF_20220401, whole genome shotgun sequence, the proteins below share one genomic window:
- the CBLIF gene encoding cobalamin binding intrinsic factor: MAWFTLYLLNLLWALAGTSTQTRSSCFVPPAQEPLVNSMQVLMENSVTNSIYPNPSVLIAMNLVGPYNLEAQKLLTRQLMAIDTADMTIGQLALTIMALTSSCRDPGNKVSTLQRQMETWTPSSPNAEASSFYGPSLAILALCQKNPETTLPIAARFAKTLLANSSPFNVDTGAMVTLALTCMYNKIPVGSEEGYRTLFGQVLKDAVEDISMRIKDNGIIGDIYSTGLAMQALSVTPKQSNKEWNCKKTMDAVLNEIKLGKFHNPMSIAQILPSLKGKTYLDVPHTSCSPDPEVHPTLPNHPSPVPTMAPNITVKYTINNQLRGVELLFNFTIDVSVKSGSVLLVVLEEAQRKNSTFKFETTMTSWGPIVSSINNIAENVNHKTYWQFLSGKTPLNQGVADYIPFNHEHITANFTQY, from the exons ATGGCCTGGTTTACCCTTTACCTCCTGAACCTTCTTTGGGCTTTGGCTGGGACCAGCACCCAGACTCGAAGCTCATGCT TTGTTCCCCCAGCACAGGAGCCCTTGGTTAACAGTATGCAAGTGCTTATGGAGAACTCTGTGACCAACTCAATCTACCCCAACCCCAGCGTCCTGATTGCCATGAACCTGGTTGGACCCTACAACCTGGAGGCCCAGAAGCTCCTGACTCGCCAGCTCATGGCCATtgacacagctg ATATGACCATTGGTCAGCTCGCACTCACCATCAtggccctcacctcctcctgccGAGACCCTGGGAATAAAGTATCCACTCTACAGAGACAAATGGAGACCTGGACACCTTCAA GCCCCAACGCTGAGGCTTCAAGCTTCTATGGGCCCAGTCTGGCGATCTTGGCATTGTGCCAGAAGAACCCTGAGACAACCTTACCAATAGCAGCCCGTTTTGCCAAGACCCTGCTGGCCAATTCCTCTCCCTTCAATGTAG ACACTGGAGCAATGGTGACCTTGGCTCTGACCTGTATGTACAACAAGATCCCTGTAGGATCAGAGGAAGGTTACAGAACCCTATTCGGTCAGGTACTAAAAGATGCTGTGGAGGATATCAGCATGAGGATCAAAGACAATGGAATCATTGGGGACATCTACAGTACTGGCCTTGCCATGCAG gcTCTCTCCGTGACACCTAAGCAATCTAACAAGGAATGGAACTGCAAGAAGACTATGGATGCAGTACTTAATGAGATTAAACTGGGAAAATTTCACAACCCCATGTCCATTGCCCAAATCCTCCCTTCCCTGAAAGGGAAGACATACCTAGATGTGCCTCACACGTCTTGCAGCCCTG ATCCTGAGGTACATCCAACTCTACCCAACCATCCTAGTCCTGTCCCCACCATGGCACCCAACATCACTGTCAAATACACCATCAATAACCAGCTGAGGGGAGTGGAGCTGCTCTTCAATTTCACCATAGATGTTAGTGTGAAAAGTGGGTCTGTGCTACTTGTGGTCCTAGAAGAAGCACAGCGCAAAAATTCCACATTCAA ATTTGAAACCACAATGACATCCTGGGGCCCTATTGTCTCTTCTATCAACAATATTGCTGAAAATGTGAATCACAAGACATATTGGCAGTTCCTTAGTGGCAAGACACCTTTGAATCAAG GAGTTGCTGACTATATACCTTTCAATCATGAGCATATCACAGCTAATTTCACCCAGTATTAA
- the MRPL16 gene encoding 39S ribosomal protein L16, mitochondrial — protein MWHLLARASGPLLRVPLSGSWAVPPASAGLKTLLPVPTYDGVSIPERPKLRFVERMPLVPKVRREPKNLRDIRGPSTEDTEFTEGNFAILALGGGYLHWGHFEMMRLTINRSMDPKNMFALWRVPAPFKPITRKGMGQRMGGGKGAIDHYVTPVKTGRLIVEMGGRCEFKEVEGFLNQVAHKLPFPAKAVSRETLEKMRKDQEERERNNQNPWTFERIATANMLGIRKVLSPYDLTQKGRYWGKFYLPERV, from the exons ATGTGGCATCTGCTGGCCCGCGCCAGTGGGCCTCTCCTGCGAGTGCCTTTATCAG GTTCTTGGGCAGTCCCACCCGCCAGTGCTGGCCTAAAGACGCTGCTCCCGGTGCCGACTTACGACG GTGTTTCCATTCCTGAAAGGCCCAAGCTTAGATTTGTTGAAAGGATGCCACTTGTGCCAAAAGTTCGAAGAGAACCTAAAAACTTGCGTGACATACGGGGACCTTCAACTGAAGATACTGAGTTCACAGAAGGCAATTTTGCAATCTTG GCACTGGGTGGTGGTTACCTCCACTGGGGCCATTTTGAAATGATGCGCCTGACGATCAACCGCTCTATGGACCCCAAGAACATGTTTGCCTTATGGCGAGTACCAGCCCCTTTCAAGCCCATCACCCGCAAGGGTATGGGACAGCGTATGGGGGGTGGCAAAGGCGCCATTGATCACTATGTGACTCCTGTGAAGACTGGCCGCCTCATAGTAGAGATGGGCGGACGCTGTGAATTCAAAGAGGTAGAAGGTTTCCTCAACCAGGTTGCCCACAAGTTGCCCTTCCCAGCAAAGGCTGTGAGCCGTGAAACCCTAGAGAAGATGCGGAAAGATCAAGAGGAACGAGAGCGTAACAACCAAAACCCCTGGACCTTTGAGCGCATAGCCACTGCCAACATGCTAGGGATACGGAAAGTACTGAGCCCATATGACCTGACCCAGAAGGGGAGATACTGGGGCAAATTCTACCTGCCTGAACGTGTGTAG